A single genomic interval of Croceibacter atlanticus HTCC2559 harbors:
- a CDS encoding PLP-dependent aminotransferase family protein gives MQDTKTRDYIKEVLKNMPEDWVNLTTHRLDIYNEKLAKVQFLEQFETLYINETTETSALKVLPTAYDYIRLGHPLSSVLEWGIAKEQSLDAEFVISFQSKTVPILSILRTNLLEGKNTQINYKGTLPADFNADIIKSVYGYTFELNKVENASAVAPFDGTSIYVSEDDTIGDFNINASVDFHISLYGHLGSILIVNGEKNASYISDIQHVRRRETVSMTPSNALVALKAFANASTLNSTAPDVTAHKDNVSTLLKDITNTSITPLVASSGLSIQYAIMMGLVNEAQDKHPNKPIKFIVPPNCYGGTNDQARRVAACLDNVEVVDLPVDGENDMVSSIDKVLTTIASQDAVPYIIAEIPTNPRVEVPDLQNLKAVLSKQRQTPNGDTAIDPVFILDQTFCPNVHFLGEEDILATVRTISYASGSKFPSGGKCTAGYCVANNKAKALMPNIALHLSLCDNEATAQQYEILAAQLPSMLQRIKDAYVNTREFVTFIKETLPEAKLNFVSEDLANEGFTPSVFSLDLPTKGSTEEEREAYKRELNLKLINLMITEIPNESKFCVSYGQLKGCYWTIPATSTQGTTKEGDKDYIVRASLSPNLDLEKHKEVFTKFVNSIA, from the coding sequence ATGCAAGACACAAAAACACGTGATTATATAAAAGAGGTATTAAAAAATATGCCCGAAGATTGGGTTAACTTAACCACACATCGTTTAGATATATATAACGAGAAGTTGGCTAAAGTTCAATTTTTAGAACAATTTGAAACCTTATACATCAATGAGACTACAGAAACTTCTGCTTTAAAAGTTTTACCTACAGCTTATGATTATATAAGATTAGGGCATCCCTTATCCAGCGTTTTAGAATGGGGAATAGCAAAGGAGCAAAGTTTAGATGCAGAGTTTGTAATTAGTTTTCAATCTAAGACAGTTCCTATTCTTTCAATTTTAAGAACAAACCTTTTAGAGGGAAAAAACACACAGATTAACTATAAAGGCACATTGCCAGCAGATTTTAATGCAGATATTATAAAATCTGTTTACGGCTATACATTTGAACTTAATAAGGTCGAAAATGCTTCAGCTGTAGCTCCATTTGATGGCACCTCTATATATGTTTCAGAAGATGATACTATTGGTGATTTCAACATAAACGCATCAGTAGATTTTCATATAAGCCTTTACGGTCACTTAGGGAGTATTCTAATAGTAAACGGAGAAAAAAACGCGTCTTACATCTCAGACATACAACATGTGCGTCGTCGCGAAACAGTGTCTATGACACCAAGTAACGCATTGGTTGCTTTAAAAGCTTTTGCAAATGCATCAACTTTAAATAGTACAGCGCCAGATGTTACTGCCCATAAGGATAACGTCTCTACATTGCTAAAAGATATTACCAATACAAGTATTACACCATTAGTAGCCTCTAGCGGCTTGTCTATACAGTACGCTATAATGATGGGCTTGGTTAATGAAGCTCAGGATAAACATCCTAACAAGCCAATAAAATTTATAGTGCCACCAAACTGTTATGGAGGTACAAACGATCAAGCAAGACGTGTTGCTGCTTGTTTGGATAATGTTGAGGTAGTCGATTTACCTGTTGATGGTGAAAATGATATGGTAAGCAGTATAGATAAGGTACTAACTACAATTGCTAGTCAAGATGCGGTGCCATATATAATTGCAGAGATACCTACAAACCCAAGAGTTGAGGTCCCAGATTTACAAAATCTTAAAGCTGTTTTAAGTAAACAGCGCCAAACACCTAATGGAGATACGGCAATAGATCCTGTGTTTATATTAGATCAGACATTTTGCCCTAATGTACACTTCTTAGGAGAAGAAGACATCTTAGCCACTGTGAGAACAATTTCTTACGCAAGCGGATCTAAATTTCCTAGTGGTGGTAAATGTACTGCTGGTTATTGTGTGGCTAATAACAAAGCAAAAGCATTAATGCCAAATATAGCTTTACACCTAAGTTTATGTGATAATGAAGCTACAGCGCAACAATATGAAATTCTTGCAGCACAATTGCCATCTATGTTACAACGCATAAAAGATGCTTATGTGAATACTAGAGAGTTTGTGACTTTTATTAAAGAGACGTTACCTGAGGCTAAATTAAACTTTGTGTCTGAGGACTTGGCAAACGAAGGATTTACACCATCTGTGTTTTCTTTAGATCTTCCTACCAAAGGAAGTACAGAAGAAGAGAGAGAAGCCTATAAGAGAGAATTAAATTTGAAGTTAATCAACTTAATGATTACTGAAATTCCTAATGAAAGTAAATTCTGTGTGAGTTACGGACAGCTTAAGGGATGCTATTGGACCATTCCTGCTACATCTACTCAAGGAACGACTAAGGAAGGTGATAAAGATTATATTGTACGCGCATCCTTATCTCCAAATTTAGACTTAGAGAAGCACAAAGAGGTGTTTACTAAGTTTGTAAATTCTATTGCATAA